The proteins below are encoded in one region of Ricinus communis isolate WT05 ecotype wild-type chromosome 6, ASM1957865v1, whole genome shotgun sequence:
- the LOC8270444 gene encoding uncharacterized protein LOC8270444 codes for MGLEGLQSLHLPAVPHSPSSCRKPFCTRSYSLSSFRCLNNHQPLSYSLGRPSTLFGSCGNLKTSGLKRSCSADSNAYFDEEFLRQIEDLAQKFDVFDHRKDMSDNDAAYSVSKIENDIKNITKNREKTDSAMSMSFLPSKLESLEPSFLGIVPEPPEWPEREEIVKMSIQRKANSVDIPLSLRMIRRKQKCREGFVDAAGDFEYCSVNKAFSSMVFMIREIQNHALSIRGGLYSEDLQAVVNKFQKEMNASFVWLFQQVFSRTPNLMVYVMLLLANFTVHSMVGNLTTGPSERICCRSIPVNKMTTEELNREHSTSIQYTSVGSPGYQEMTEEEEEMELWNMVVKEAALLQEEESRYPVLDQETMKQFVSPISVEIEPDDYAEFHRTDILYQMGVAEDPDNTLLLSNYAQFLYKVCRDYDRAEECFKRAIMSGPPDAETFSRYADFLWLVRKDLWNAEEVYQQALEAAPDNHYYLSKYAKFLWSTGGEDTCFPLSFPSYKVM; via the exons ATGGGATTAGAGGGTCTTCAAAGTTTACACCTGCCTGCAGTTCCTCATTCGCCATCTTCTTGTAGAAAGCCTTTTTGCACAAGATCATattctttatcttcttttcGTTGCCTTAACAATCATCAGCCTTTGTCCTATTCTTTAGGCCGTCCATCAACCCTTTTCGGCTCCTGTGGTAATCTCAAAACTTCAGGTCTGAAAAGATCTTGCAGTGCTGATTCTAATGCGTATTTCGATGAAGAATTTCTAAGACAGATTGAAGATTTGGCGCAAAAGTTTGATGTCTTTGATCATAGAAAGGATATGAGCGATAATGATGCAGCTTATTCTGTATCAAAGattgagaatgatatcaagAATATCACGAAGAACAGAGAAAAAACTGATTCTGCCATGTCCATGTCTTTTTTACCTTCAAAGCTCGAGTCTCTCGAGCCTAGTTTCCTTGGAATCGTACCAGAGCCACCAGAATGGCCggaaagagaagaaatagTGAAGATGAGCATTCAACGCAAAGCGAACAGCGTTGATATTCCTTTGTCATTGAGGATGATACGAAGAAAGCAAAAATGTCGAGAAGGTTTTGTAGATGCAGCAGGGGATTTCGAATACTGTTCTGTGAATAAAGCTTTTTCTTCAATGGTGTTTATGATTAGAGAGATCCAAAATCATGCATTATCTATAAGGGGTGGCCTTTACAGTGAAGATTTACAGGCAGTTGTTAATAAGTTTCAAAAGGAAATGAATGCTTCCTTTGTTTGGTTGTTTCAACAAGTCTTTTCGCGAACTCCTAATCTCATGGTCTATGTCATGCTTCTTTTAGCTAATTTCACAGTGCATTCCATGGTTGGTAACCTGACGACAGGCCCATCTGAAAGAATATGTTGCAGATCAATTCCTGTCAATAAGATGACAACAGAAGAATTGAATCGAGAACACTCGACTTCAATTCAATATACTAGCGTTGGTTCTCCTGGATATCAAGAAATGACagaggaagaagaggaaatGGAATTGTGGAACATGGTAGTAAAAGAAGCTGCATTATtgcaagaagaagaatcaagaTATCCGGTTCTTGATCAGGAGACAATGAAACAATTCGTGTCACCTATATCAGTGGAGATTGAACCTGATGATTATGCGGAGTTTCATAGAACAGATATACTATATCAGATGGGTGTAGCTGAGGATCCAGACAACACTCTTCTGCTCTCAAATTATGCTCAGTTTCTCTACAAAGTTTGCCGTGACTATGACAG AGCGGAGGAGTGCTTCAAGCGTGCGATAATGTCAGGACCACCAGATGCAGAGACATTTAGTCGTTATGCAGATTTCTTATGGTTAGTAAGGAAGGATTTGTGGAATGCAGAAGAGGTATACCAGCAAGCCTTGGAAGCTGCACCAGACAATCATTACTATCTGTCAAAGTATGCCAAGTTTCTCTGGAGCACCGGAGGCGAAGATACATGTTTTCCTCTTAGCTTTCCTTCTTACAAGGTTATGTAA
- the LOC8270443 gene encoding receptor-like protein 15, with product MSLERLDLSHNRLTGQIPSEVIHLSTLEAFSFAFNDLSRRIPFDQQLTNSLIVAMLAIQSCVENRYQESVHTVAVMEIKLKERLVIDQPLFFYSFVLVSYALGFWGVVAPLCISQTWRRRNYATIDGWMNYCFEM from the coding sequence ATGAGTTTGGAAAGACTAGACCTCTCTCACAACAGGTTAACAGGGCAAATTCCTTCGGAGGTTATCCACTTGAGTACTCTTGAAGCATTTAGTTTTGCATTTAACGATCTTTCAAGAAGGATCCCATTTGACCAGCAACTTACTAATTCTCTGATAGTAGCTATGTTGGCAATCCAAAGCTGTGTGGAGAACCGTTATCAGGAAAGTGTTCATACAGTTGCAGTCatggaaatcaagttaaaGGAGAGGCTAGTAATTGATCAACCTTTGTTCTTCTATTCATTTGTGTTAGTGTCGTATGCTTTGGGATTCTGGGGTGTCGTTGCACCTCTATGCATTAGCCAAACATGGAGGAGAAGAAATTATGCTACCATAGATGGATGGATGAATTATTGTTTTGAAATGTAA
- the LOC8270442 gene encoding glycosylinositol phosphorylceramide mannosyl transferase 1, which produces MRGSLLMNRRGVQRFRQIAIIISGSSKIKLLLFCCIAFTLLALANRASDKWTQSNSDFVDRFASPGKGYAILINTWKRYDLLKQSISHYSSCGGLDSIHIVWSEPDPPSESLVKYLSRVVKSNSKGTRQVELKFDINEEDSLNNRFKEIKDLMTDAVFSIDDDIIFSCSTVEFAFNVWQSAQDTMVGFVPRAHWIDKSQGKKDYYIYGGWWSVWWTGTYSMVLSKAAFFHKKYLRLYTNEMPASIREYTTKNRNCEDIAMSFLVANATGAPPIWVKGKIFEIGSTGISSLGGHSEKRTQCVNRFVAEYGRMPLISTTVKAVDSRHAWFW; this is translated from the exons ATGAGAGGAAGTCTGTTAATGAATCGGCGTGGTGTGCAGAGATTCAGGCAAATAGCTATAATAATAAGTGGATCGTCGAAAATAAAGTTGTTACTATTTTGTTGTATAGCTTTTACGCTACTTGCTCTTGCGAATCGTGCTTCAGATAAATGGACTCAGAGTAACAGTGATTTTGTTGATCGATTCGCTTCTCCAGG GAAAGGATAtgctattttaattaacacATGGAAGAGATATGATCTGTTGAAGCAGTCAATTTCTCACTATTCATCATGTGGTGGACTTGATTCTATACATATTGTGTGGAGTGAGCCTGATCCTCCGTCAGAATCTCTCGTCAAGTATCTAAGTCGCGTTGTAAAATCAAATTCTAAAGGTACAAGGCAAGTTGAACTGAAATTTGATATCAATGAGGAAGACAGTTTGAACAACAGATTCAAAGAAATTAAGGATTTGATGACTGATGCCGTTTTCTCAATTGAtgatgatattatattttcttgctCTACGGTGGAGTTTGCTTTCAATGTTTGGCAGAGTGCTCAAGATACAATGGTGGGCTTTGTGCCCCGTGCGCATTGGATTGATAAGTCG CAAGGGAAAAAAGATTACTACATATATGGCGGATGGTGGTCTGTTTGGTGGACAGGTACATACAGTATGGTACTCTCAAAGGCGGCTTTTTTCCACAAAAAGTACCTCAGATTATACACGAATGAGATGCCAGCATCAATCAGAGAATACACAACCAAGAACAG GAATTGTGAAGATATTGCAATGTCCTTTCTGGTAGCTAATGCAACTGGAGCTCCACCTATATGGGTGAAAG GTAAGATATTTGAGATTGGGTCCACTGGGATTAGTAGCTTGGGAGGTCATAGTGAAAAAAGAACACAATGTGTTAATAGATTTGTAGCAGAGTACGGGCGAATGCCCCTCATATCGACAACGGTTAAGGCTGTTGACAGCCGCCATGCCTGGTTTTGGTAA